The proteins below come from a single Prolixibacter sp. NT017 genomic window:
- a CDS encoding sugar phosphate isomerase/epimerase, whose protein sequence is MKTNRRNFLSVAGLASVGLLLPSMKPGMPSIPQKTRVKLAVSTYSYWHFKEPKVSVDTVIDKATRLGIEGVDVLHRQMDSESKSYLNKLKRHAFVNGIDLVCLSIHQDFVSPDEEEREENIQHTLRCLEIAADMGIPSIRLNSGRWGTRKSFDDLMAHRGHEEPIPGYDEDNAFGWAIDSIEKCLPRAEELGVVMALENHWGLSSTPEGMLHIKKAIDSPWLGLLMDTGNFLEDPYQKLEMIAPYTVFVQAKTYFGGGEWYTLDLNYKRIAEILENVGYQGYVSLEFEGKEPADEGVSKSIYLLREAFHS, encoded by the coding sequence ATGAAAACAAACCGACGAAACTTCCTATCGGTCGCCGGACTGGCATCCGTAGGATTGTTATTGCCATCCATGAAGCCGGGAATGCCTTCCATTCCGCAGAAAACAAGAGTTAAACTGGCGGTGTCGACCTATTCGTACTGGCACTTTAAAGAGCCAAAAGTGTCAGTCGATACGGTGATCGACAAGGCGACCCGGTTAGGAATTGAAGGTGTCGACGTGCTGCACCGGCAAATGGACAGTGAATCCAAATCCTATCTCAATAAGCTGAAACGCCATGCGTTTGTCAACGGAATCGATTTGGTTTGTTTGTCCATCCATCAGGATTTTGTTTCACCCGACGAAGAAGAGCGGGAAGAGAATATTCAACATACACTTCGCTGTCTTGAAATTGCTGCCGATATGGGAATTCCCAGTATCCGGCTGAATTCCGGAAGGTGGGGAACGCGTAAGTCATTCGACGATTTGATGGCTCACCGGGGGCATGAAGAACCGATTCCGGGCTATGATGAAGACAATGCATTTGGCTGGGCAATTGATAGCATTGAAAAGTGTTTGCCTCGGGCCGAAGAATTGGGCGTAGTGATGGCGCTGGAAAATCACTGGGGCTTGTCCAGTACTCCGGAAGGCATGTTGCACATTAAGAAAGCGATTGATTCACCGTGGCTGGGATTGTTAATGGACACCGGTAATTTTTTGGAAGACCCTTATCAGAAACTGGAAATGATAGCACCTTACACTGTTTTTGTTCAGGCTAAAACATATTTCGGGGGAGGCGAGTGGTACACTCTCGATTTAAACTACAAACGGATTGCCGAGATATTGGAAAATGTCGGTTATCAGGGATATGTTTCGCTCGAATTCGAAGGAAAAGAGCCTGCAGACGAAGGGGTTTCAAAGAGTATCTACTTACTTCGGGAAGCATTTCACTCCTGA